From the Paenibacillus sp. FSL H8-0548 genome, one window contains:
- a CDS encoding ABC transporter permease: MKHALQAFMKRPSTIVGLITAIMFQVIFSVIWMTSYSGVTDRIDQLKIAVVNEDQQMGQQIASGLIQNLPFDMQELTSVDEAKQQLNARELQMVVVIPADFTQKATAADGTASIQYSINESNPALIKSIMSGAAAQITAEINSQAIKGGIQTVLGNMSVPAEQAAAAAQGLSQRVTSEIQSSNVIKGMNNQMVPMMLVLASYVGAMIMGMNFEQTSMALSGSVSRWRRFAVRSMINVVAAVLVSLVGSTMLASMGGQMVEGFLHIWMYQLLFMLTFIFVSQMFLYVFGLSGMLFNIILLSAQLVTSGAIVPRELLSDFYIKLGDVLPATYAVEGTMNILFGGPSVSSDALILLIIAIVAIAISTLAVAMKKQGVPQAQPVVAIASKK, encoded by the coding sequence ATGAAACACGCATTACAAGCTTTTATGAAACGACCAAGCACTATCGTTGGTCTTATTACCGCCATTATGTTCCAGGTTATTTTCTCTGTCATTTGGATGACGAGTTATAGTGGTGTTACCGATCGGATAGATCAATTAAAGATTGCTGTAGTTAATGAAGATCAACAAATGGGGCAACAAATTGCAAGCGGGTTGATTCAAAATTTGCCTTTTGACATGCAAGAGCTAACAAGTGTAGATGAGGCTAAACAGCAGCTAAATGCACGTGAGCTGCAAATGGTCGTCGTCATTCCAGCAGATTTCACACAGAAAGCGACTGCAGCTGACGGAACAGCCTCTATCCAATATTCGATTAATGAATCAAATCCAGCACTTATTAAAAGTATAATGAGCGGAGCGGCAGCGCAAATAACTGCAGAGATTAATAGTCAAGCGATCAAAGGAGGCATCCAAACGGTGCTCGGCAATATGAGCGTACCAGCGGAGCAGGCTGCAGCAGCAGCGCAGGGGCTATCGCAGCGCGTTACCTCTGAGATCCAATCCTCCAACGTCATTAAGGGTATGAATAACCAAATGGTTCCGATGATGCTGGTGCTTGCTTCCTACGTCGGTGCTATGATTATGGGAATGAACTTTGAGCAAACCTCTATGGCATTAAGCGGCAGTGTCAGCAGATGGAGGAGATTTGCAGTAAGAAGCATGATCAACGTCGTTGCAGCCGTTCTTGTCTCGCTTGTTGGTTCTACTATGCTTGCCTCCATGGGGGGACAAATGGTTGAGGGCTTCCTACACATTTGGATGTATCAATTACTATTTATGCTAACCTTTATTTTTGTATCGCAAATGTTTTTATATGTGTTTGGCCTCAGCGGCATGCTGTTTAATATTATTTTATTGTCGGCACAACTGGTTACCTCTGGAGCAATTGTGCCGCGCGAGCTGCTCTCCGACTTCTACATCAAGCTAGGAGATGTGCTGCCGGCAACCTATGCGGTAGAAGGCACGATGAATATTTTGTTCGGAGGACCGTCTGTTTCCTCTGATGCCCTTATACTCCTTATCATTGCCATAGTAGCAATTGCTATTAGTACACTTGCTGTAGCAATGAAAAAACAAGGCGTACCTCAGGCTCAGCCTGTTGTAGCGATAGCTAGCAAGAAATAA
- a CDS encoding heparinase II/III family protein, giving the protein MKREQIQKILQQNRLRGLELLSDEGSVEGLAARLRGSAANQSLIQEIKAAADDLLQTPNPELTFALFRIYSDTGERLAYEHIYFERRKRLNAFVIMSLLEPEHTEYEAAACNIIWSICNEFTWCLPAHFNEGAERLDIDLFAAETGFALSEIVVLMGDRLPSLLRRRIEAELERRLFQPFLEQGPYGWETADHNWSAVCAGSLGAAALHLMDDSSRLSAVLVRVLTALDCYLEGFGDDGACAEGYLYWQYGFGYYVYFAQLLKSATAGAINLFASSKVKEIALFQQKCFTSGSMVVNFSDSPASSGIFMGLSCCLHGEYDEVTVPDISLRADYSADHCGRWSPAIRNLLWVKDSWLEASAGKALWPSESYYMSDVQWLLSRHVNEAGTSYSFAAKGGHNAEPHNHNDVGQFILHADGQAYLADLGSGKYTAQYFGSERYTLWCNGSQGHSVPIIDGLYEQNGTAYRAEVIEAEATKESDQLVLELSSAYELSTLERLVRSFRWEKEELPRLMLTDTICFAANNEESAKRTVTERFITFLAPVLEEEGRIVIEGKRKLVLTYDHIVWRAEATPRSDIDHFGGERFWYTLDFHSTATAGVPLIASFIFQFVS; this is encoded by the coding sequence ATGAAGCGAGAGCAGATTCAAAAAATATTGCAGCAAAACAGGCTGCGAGGGCTAGAGCTGCTGTCAGATGAAGGTTCGGTAGAAGGACTGGCGGCCAGACTTCGTGGTTCAGCAGCTAATCAATCGCTCATACAGGAGATAAAGGCAGCTGCCGATGATTTGCTGCAGACGCCAAATCCTGAGCTGACCTTTGCTCTATTTCGCATTTACAGCGACACGGGAGAGAGGCTTGCCTATGAGCATATATATTTCGAGAGACGTAAGCGGCTAAACGCTTTCGTAATCATGTCGCTGCTGGAGCCGGAGCATACCGAATATGAAGCAGCTGCATGCAATATCATTTGGTCCATTTGCAATGAATTCACTTGGTGTCTGCCTGCACACTTTAATGAAGGCGCAGAACGGCTTGATATCGATTTGTTTGCTGCGGAGACAGGCTTTGCACTTAGTGAGATTGTTGTGCTAATGGGCGACAGGCTGCCTAGTTTGCTGCGCAGGCGCATCGAGGCTGAGCTTGAGCGGCGATTGTTTCAGCCGTTTCTGGAGCAGGGACCTTATGGCTGGGAGACGGCTGATCACAATTGGTCTGCGGTATGTGCCGGCTCGCTTGGTGCCGCCGCGCTTCATCTCATGGATGATTCGTCAAGATTGTCTGCTGTACTTGTGAGAGTGCTTACTGCGCTCGATTGTTATTTGGAAGGGTTTGGCGACGACGGTGCATGTGCGGAAGGTTATTTATACTGGCAATACGGCTTCGGCTATTATGTATATTTTGCCCAGCTCTTAAAGTCGGCAACAGCGGGAGCAATCAATTTATTTGCCTCCAGCAAGGTGAAGGAAATTGCGCTCTTCCAACAGAAATGCTTCACAAGCGGAAGTATGGTTGTCAATTTTTCGGATTCGCCTGCATCAAGCGGGATTTTTATGGGACTTAGCTGCTGCTTGCACGGTGAGTACGACGAGGTGACTGTACCTGATATTAGCCTTAGAGCGGATTATTCGGCAGATCATTGTGGACGTTGGTCACCGGCCATTCGTAATTTGCTTTGGGTGAAGGATTCATGGTTAGAGGCATCTGCAGGGAAGGCGCTCTGGCCTTCTGAATCATATTATATGTCTGATGTGCAGTGGCTTTTGTCCAGGCATGTCAACGAGGCAGGCACAAGCTATAGCTTTGCGGCTAAGGGCGGTCATAATGCGGAGCCTCATAATCATAACGACGTCGGTCAATTTATTTTGCATGCGGATGGACAAGCGTATTTAGCTGATTTGGGGAGCGGGAAGTATACGGCGCAATACTTTGGCTCAGAGCGGTATACGCTTTGGTGCAATGGCTCACAAGGACATTCAGTTCCCATTATTGACGGTCTATATGAGCAAAATGGGACTGCTTATCGCGCTGAGGTCATTGAGGCGGAGGCGACTAAGGAAAGTGATCAGCTGGTGCTTGAGCTTAGCTCGGCTTACGAGCTGTCTACACTCGAGCGGCTGGTGCGCTCCTTCCGCTGGGAGAAAGAGGAGCTTCCAAGGCTTATGCTGACGGATACGATCTGCTTCGCTGCAAATAACGAAGAGTCCGCTAAACGGACGGTTACGGAGCGGTTTATTACATTTCTAGCTCCAGTGCTGGAAGAGGAGGGCCGAATCGTTATAGAAGGCAAGCGGAAGCTTGTTCTAACTTACGATCACATCGTATGGAGGGCAGAAGCCACTCCTCGGAGTGACATCGATCATTTCGGCGGCGAGCGCTTCTGGTACACGCTTGATTTTCATTCCACTGCGACAGCAGGCGTGCCTTTGATTGCGTCATTTATTTTTCAATTTGTATCCTGA
- a CDS encoding DUF2264 domain-containing protein, producing MQSIQQSSSQLTDREYWLEQMLFISTPVLTALSERQLKERMPIEIAETAGANDEENAVLLADRAKYTHLEALGRLLSGMAPWLENKQLAAEAEEETRSRYAALAREAIDAGTDPESPDYMNFSDGFQPIVDAAFLAQAILRAPVELGEKLEQRVRANVVAALKQTRSRKPVFSNWLLFAATIESALFKLGERDWDPMRIDYALKQHEQWYLGDGAYGDGPEFHWDYYNSFVIQPMLVDVLAAVGEQYEDWKAMRPAVASRAQRYAEVLERLIGPDGTYPPIGRSLAYRFGAFQSLAQSAWLDALPEGVSGAQVRCALTAAIRRTLEIPGNFTADGWLTIGFCGHQKDIGERYISTGSLYLCSEVFLPLGLPLEHPFWSGAADNWTSKKAWSGQAFGIDTALK from the coding sequence TTGCAAAGTATACAACAGAGCAGCAGCCAGCTCACGGATCGTGAGTATTGGCTGGAGCAAATGCTATTCATAAGCACTCCTGTACTTACAGCACTCTCAGAGCGACAGCTCAAAGAGCGGATGCCGATTGAAATTGCGGAGACTGCTGGAGCGAATGATGAAGAAAACGCGGTGCTGCTGGCAGATCGGGCGAAGTACACCCATCTGGAGGCGCTTGGACGCCTGTTATCGGGCATGGCACCATGGCTGGAAAATAAGCAATTAGCTGCTGAAGCTGAGGAAGAAACGCGCAGTCGTTATGCCGCGCTTGCGAGGGAAGCTATCGATGCAGGGACTGATCCGGAATCTCCGGATTATATGAATTTCAGCGATGGCTTCCAGCCAATTGTCGATGCGGCTTTCCTAGCGCAGGCGATTTTGCGTGCACCTGTAGAGCTTGGCGAAAAGCTGGAGCAGCGCGTGCGAGCAAACGTTGTTGCCGCGCTTAAGCAGACGCGGTCACGGAAGCCGGTGTTCTCGAACTGGCTGCTGTTTGCAGCTACGATTGAGTCAGCCTTGTTTAAGCTCGGCGAGCGCGATTGGGACCCGATGCGAATCGATTATGCGCTGAAGCAGCATGAGCAATGGTATTTAGGAGATGGAGCCTATGGTGACGGCCCCGAGTTTCACTGGGACTATTATAATAGCTTCGTCATCCAACCAATGCTCGTAGATGTGCTTGCCGCAGTAGGCGAGCAGTACGAGGATTGGAAGGCGATGCGTCCTGCCGTTGCAAGCCGCGCACAGCGGTATGCGGAGGTGCTGGAGCGTTTAATCGGACCGGATGGCACCTATCCACCGATTGGCAGGTCGCTTGCCTATCGGTTCGGCGCCTTCCAAAGCTTGGCGCAGAGCGCTTGGCTTGACGCGCTGCCAGAGGGGGTAAGCGGTGCACAGGTGCGCTGCGCCTTGACAGCAGCTATACGCCGTACACTTGAAATACCAGGAAATTTCACAGCTGACGGCTGGCTGACGATCGGCTTTTGTGGACATCAGAAGGATATTGGCGAGCGTTATATATCGACCGGCAGTCTTTATTTATGCTCGGAGGTATTCTTGCCGCTTGGCTTGCCGCTTGAGCATCCGTTTTGGAGCGGCGCAGCGGACAATTGGACCTCGAAGAAGGCGTGGTCGGGACAAGCGTTTGGCATTGATACAGCTTTAAAATAA
- a CDS encoding TetR family transcriptional regulator, which yields MTTGDADIKNRILLAAKKLFAQYGYEKTTVRQICEEACANVALVSYHFGGKENMFGALFETYFPNEQITGIERSLDAVEGVKLIIREVTKFRYSDKQLICIIQQEIIMNTDRIQKIRHHVMPLWKMLREWLKQGKEQGLFHYQSLDTTLMSIIGTLLFHRHTDYWAVLLEEEQPSLEAVIEDLTTFVMNALEYKDK from the coding sequence ATGACTACAGGGGACGCAGATATTAAGAACAGAATATTGTTGGCAGCCAAAAAGCTGTTTGCCCAATACGGCTATGAAAAAACGACCGTAAGGCAAATATGCGAGGAGGCTTGCGCTAACGTCGCTCTCGTGTCGTATCATTTTGGCGGCAAAGAAAATATGTTTGGAGCGCTGTTTGAAACTTATTTTCCAAATGAACAGATTACGGGGATAGAACGCTCTTTAGATGCTGTGGAAGGTGTAAAGCTGATCATTCGTGAGGTGACGAAGTTTCGTTACAGCGACAAGCAGCTGATCTGCATCATTCAGCAGGAAATTATTATGAATACTGACCGTATTCAAAAGATACGCCATCATGTCATGCCATTGTGGAAAATGCTGCGGGAATGGCTGAAGCAGGGCAAGGAGCAGGGGCTATTTCATTATCAGTCTTTGGATACAACGCTAATGTCAATTATAGGAACCCTGCTGTTTCACAGACATACGGACTATTGGGCGGTATTGCTTGAGGAAGAGCAGCCATCACTAGAAGCTGTTATCGAGGATTTAACTACCTTTGTTATGAATGCCTTGGAATACAAGGATAAATAG
- a CDS encoding iron ABC transporter permease, translating to MNKQLRARRRKIALITAPILLLLTVFYGLSYGSVSISLSEIWTIFTTKGHSAHDTIIMNLRLPRVLVGLLTGACLAAAGAILQGVMRNPLADPGIIGVSAGGGLAAVITMVLLPQLSYLLPAAAFIGAFATSIIIYLISWDKGTSPVKIVLAGVAINALLGAIMNGIMVVYSDRIQAVLPWLSGGLNGRSWYHLSFMAPYALIGLGLTILAIKPANLMLLGDDSAKLLGQKVELQRLLLILLSSLLAGAAVSAAGLIGFVGLVVPHAVRLLIGEDYRYLLPVSIIGGAALVVFADTIARTWFDPIELPVGILLACVGAPFFLILLRKRSNWR from the coding sequence ATGAATAAACAACTGCGAGCAAGAAGAAGAAAAATCGCTCTAATCACTGCACCTATCCTGCTTCTGTTAACCGTTTTTTACGGCTTATCCTATGGCTCGGTATCGATATCCCTCAGTGAAATATGGACGATTTTCACGACAAAGGGCCATTCTGCACATGACACCATCATTATGAATTTAAGACTTCCACGAGTATTGGTGGGCTTGCTCACCGGTGCTTGTCTTGCAGCCGCCGGTGCCATATTGCAAGGAGTTATGCGCAATCCCCTTGCCGATCCCGGCATAATCGGAGTATCTGCCGGCGGCGGTCTAGCCGCTGTTATTACGATGGTTTTGCTGCCTCAGCTCAGCTATTTGCTGCCAGCGGCTGCATTTATCGGTGCATTTGCTACATCGATCATCATTTACTTGATCTCCTGGGATAAAGGTACCTCTCCCGTAAAAATCGTACTCGCCGGCGTTGCAATTAATGCTCTGCTTGGCGCCATCATGAACGGAATCATGGTCGTTTACAGCGACAGGATTCAAGCGGTTCTTCCTTGGCTATCCGGCGGATTAAATGGCCGAAGCTGGTATCATCTTTCTTTTATGGCCCCTTATGCACTTATTGGACTTGGTTTAACGATACTTGCTATCAAGCCAGCTAATCTAATGTTATTGGGAGATGATTCGGCTAAGCTGCTAGGACAGAAAGTAGAGCTGCAGCGCCTGCTGCTCATTCTGCTTTCTTCACTTCTTGCGGGAGCCGCGGTTAGCGCAGCCGGCTTGATCGGCTTTGTCGGGCTTGTTGTCCCACATGCTGTACGGCTGCTTATTGGAGAGGATTACCGCTACCTTCTCCCAGTGTCCATCATAGGCGGTGCAGCGCTTGTTGTTTTCGCGGATACGATAGCAAGAACATGGTTTGATCCGATTGAGCTTCCAGTTGGCATTCTGCTCGCGTGCGTCGGTGCGCCGTTCTTTTTAATTTTACTGAGGAAACGGAGTAATTGGAGATGA
- a CDS encoding glycoside hydrolase family 88 protein: MEQNKWVNEAWEKVHEKVTKTSNRIGARFPHASVDGSYVLEAPHWWTAGFWPGLLWLLYRDSGSKDERYKEIAEACEQQLDEVLLGFDRLDHDIGFMWSLTSVARYKLLGEAQSRKRGLLAASVLSGRFNVKGNFIRAWNPWSEGERNEGWAIIDCMMNLPLLYWASETTGDPRFKHLAMEHADTVLEHFIREDGSVNHIVIFDPQTGECESVNGGQGFAPNSAWSRGASWAIYGMALCYRYTGEPRYLEAAKRVAHFFLANLPEDSVPHWDFRLPPGVERYRDTSAGACAACGLLEIARSVPNEESELYRAAGERILRSMYENYGAWDNEAEEGLILHGTSHYPEQRNIDVPLIYGDYFFVEGLSRLRGNDATFW, translated from the coding sequence ATGGAGCAGAATAAGTGGGTTAATGAGGCTTGGGAGAAGGTACATGAGAAAGTAACGAAAACGAGCAATCGCATTGGCGCAAGATTTCCACATGCGAGCGTAGATGGAAGCTACGTGCTTGAAGCTCCTCATTGGTGGACTGCTGGCTTCTGGCCAGGCTTGCTGTGGCTGCTTTACCGTGATTCAGGGTCGAAGGATGAGCGCTATAAGGAAATCGCTGAAGCGTGTGAGCAGCAATTGGATGAGGTGCTGCTTGGATTTGATCGTCTTGATCACGACATTGGCTTTATGTGGTCGCTTACGAGCGTGGCTCGTTATAAGCTGCTAGGAGAAGCGCAATCGCGCAAACGCGGGCTGCTTGCTGCAAGTGTGCTGAGCGGTCGTTTTAACGTAAAAGGAAATTTCATCAGAGCTTGGAATCCTTGGAGCGAGGGGGAGCGCAACGAAGGCTGGGCGATTATTGATTGTATGATGAATCTGCCGCTGTTGTACTGGGCGAGCGAGACGACAGGCGATCCAAGATTCAAGCATTTGGCGATGGAGCATGCGGATACAGTGCTGGAGCATTTCATTCGAGAGGATGGATCCGTTAATCACATCGTCATTTTCGACCCGCAGACGGGAGAATGTGAAAGTGTAAACGGTGGACAAGGCTTTGCTCCGAACTCAGCTTGGTCGCGCGGTGCATCTTGGGCGATTTATGGCATGGCGCTTTGCTACCGTTATACTGGCGAGCCTAGATATTTGGAGGCTGCGAAGCGGGTGGCACATTTCTTTCTCGCCAATTTGCCTGAGGACTCCGTGCCGCATTGGGATTTCCGATTGCCGCCAGGCGTAGAGCGTTATCGTGATACTTCTGCAGGCGCATGTGCAGCCTGCGGACTGCTTGAAATCGCGAGATCGGTGCCAAATGAGGAGTCAGAGCTTTACCGGGCTGCCGGTGAGAGAATACTGCGCTCGATGTATGAGAACTACGGAGCTTGGGACAATGAGGCAGAAGAGGGCTTGATCTTGCATGGAACCAGCCACTATCCAGAGCAACGAAATATTGATGTACCGCTCATCTATGGGGATTATTTCTTCGTAGAGGGCTTATCGAGACTAAGAGGAAATGACGCTACCTTCTGGTAG
- the isdG gene encoding heme oxygenase: MTTSHTAIDLKEIELEMGMFQLFDVTTAIPDGKMTAIIGPNGSGKSTLLKIITKLLDADKGKISVQGKETGAYSRADYARTISMLPQAKEMLPELTVRELVAYGRSPHKRMFKQRLTDEDQKIIDWAMRTMSIRRHDDRMFHTLSGGEQQKARIAMALAQKTDIILLDEPTTFLDISHQLEVMGMLRKINQEHGITMVMVLHDLQQAAAYCDHLIAMKDGEIIATGTPQAVITSRFLRQVYEIEAKVSFDENYPVIIPIPKNYEEDATMIIVTNLSHITKGNGEKLIERFDRIGKVDSMEGFLGLEVLLTQNTADYDEVSVVTRWNSKDDFQAWTKSEAFRESHSHRKTPDYIISNKIIFQEVKIKRNPLPPVETDAIAEAQAQ; the protein is encoded by the coding sequence ATGACAACTAGCCATACAGCGATTGATTTAAAGGAAATTGAGCTAGAAATGGGTATGTTTCAGCTCTTTGACGTTACAACTGCTATTCCCGATGGGAAAATGACAGCGATTATCGGGCCAAATGGCTCAGGCAAGTCTACCCTGTTAAAAATCATTACGAAGCTGCTGGATGCAGATAAAGGCAAAATATCCGTTCAGGGCAAGGAAACCGGCGCTTACTCCAGAGCCGACTATGCCCGAACGATTTCGATGCTGCCGCAGGCTAAGGAAATGCTTCCCGAGCTTACGGTCCGCGAATTGGTTGCTTACGGACGATCACCGCATAAACGGATGTTCAAGCAGCGATTAACTGATGAGGATCAGAAGATCATAGATTGGGCGATGAGAACGATGAGCATCCGTCGTCATGACGATCGAATGTTCCATACTTTGTCGGGAGGTGAGCAGCAAAAAGCCCGGATTGCGATGGCGCTTGCTCAAAAAACGGATATCATTTTACTCGATGAGCCTACGACCTTCTTAGATATTTCCCATCAGCTTGAGGTTATGGGCATGCTGCGCAAAATTAATCAAGAGCATGGCATCACGATGGTTATGGTACTGCATGATCTGCAGCAGGCTGCTGCCTATTGCGATCATCTTATTGCGATGAAGGACGGTGAAATTATCGCAACAGGAACTCCGCAGGCCGTTATTACTTCTCGCTTTTTGAGGCAAGTGTACGAAATTGAAGCGAAGGTTAGCTTTGATGAAAATTATCCCGTCATTATACCTATACCTAAAAATTACGAGGAGGATGCAACGATGATTATTGTAACGAACCTGTCCCATATTACGAAGGGTAACGGTGAGAAGCTAATTGAACGCTTCGACCGAATTGGCAAAGTCGACAGCATGGAGGGTTTTCTAGGCCTGGAGGTGCTGCTGACGCAAAATACAGCGGATTATGATGAGGTATCCGTCGTTACACGCTGGAATTCCAAGGATGATTTCCAAGCCTGGACAAAAAGCGAAGCTTTCCGCGAATCCCATTCCCACCGAAAAACACCTGATTACATCATTTCTAATAAAATCATTTTCCAAGAGGTTAAAATCAAACGTAATCCACTGCCTCCCGTTGAAACGGATGCTATCGCTGAAGCACAAGCACAATAA